ACTTCTGGTTCTGGTGCAAATGGAGTTCCTGGGCCTTGTGGCTCTTCTGGAGACTCCTCTGGTCCCTCTTGTTCTTCTGGAGCTTCCTCTGGGATCTCCTCTGGCCCCTCTGTTACTGCAGGAGCCTCTGGAACAGAAGGAGATTCTGTACCCTCAGGCTCTGGGCATGGAGTCGTAGTTGGCTTTGGTTTCTCCGTTACTGGAGTATCCTCCTCTGGACATGGAGCCTCTTTTGGAGATTCATATTTAGGAGCACTACAATCTGGGATTGTGGCCTTTCTTTCGCTACATGGGATTATATCAGCGCATGCGATTCTCGTTCCATCGCTTTTGTGAATAGCGATTGAACGCTCACCAATGTAACTTGGTGATGACGCGTATAATCCCAAGTATGGATCCAAGTACTTGGCTTGGTATAAATTGGAGTTAATGGCACCATATTTGCCACTTAAATCACCGACTTTACATAGAGATTTGTCTTGGACGTCGTTACAGGTAGCAATACCATTGTATGGGTTTAGTTCTTCGCCAGTTGTGTAGCAAGCACATTCGTCATTGGAGTCAAGTCCTTTTTCATGAATGTGATAAGAAAATCCATCTTCTGGGTTAATGATACTTGCCAATTCAACGCTCACTTTAGCAATACCTTCGTATGATGTGAAGGTGATATAGCCTGCAATTTTGTCGCTTCCTCCTTGTGGGAATTCAGCGACATAGCAGGCTTGTTTTGGGTTATCGTCAACCATTGGTGCACCAGCACCATTGGCAATAAACGCATTGGCAGAGTTAGCAGAGAAGGCGCTTGATGCAGCAAAGGCAGTTATAACGTTGGCAGTTTTCATTTCCTATGATAACGGATTGTTGATTGTATAAGAACTTTTTGTAGATACTTTTCGGACGATGTAAATGGTGAGGGATAAAGTGAATGGCTTAACCAATAATTGAGAAGTTTGGCTGCCTTTTTATAGGTTTTAATTAATTTTTAAAAGCATTCTGACACAGACACAAAGAGTATGTTACTGTGTACTGTGTACTACTGTGACAAACGTCCCAGACAGTGACAGTTAAAAGTTGACGCCAAAGCGACACTGTCActttaaaaaaaataaaaataaaatgaaaatgaTCAGTGCGTCGAAACAAGTTGACGTCAAAGTGCGTAAATTTATGCGGCAATATATGCCAAGACTCATCGATCCATTACAGCTTCACTACTGCATGTAAAACTTAGAATACCAGGGACATCAAATTTAGGGGtgataaaataaaataataaataaacCAAAAAGTAATAGtatataataataaatagGTATTTTTTTACATGAGTCTTAAAAAATACTGAATCTGCTCATAAGCCATTTAATAGTTGTGTATAATAAATGGTAGCGCAGTTAATTTCGCCTTGATGTATAGATTTATACCATAAAGCTTTCTCCACATCCGCAGGTTCCTTTGGAGTTAGGATTTTTGAAGACAAACCTTGAATATAACTCATCATCAACCCAGTCCATTTCACTGCCCACTATGCTGAATAATGCCTTGGAATCAATAACAACCTTAACTCCGTCTTGCTCAActatttcatcaaattGACCGGGCTCCGAAATGTATTGCAAGTCATACGTGAGCCCTGAACAACCCCTGTTACGCACACCTATTCTAATCATTTTAGGATTTGGTTGATCTAATAATGCTTTTAAATGAACAAGCGCATTGGGCGACAGCGTTATTAAGGCTTTCCTTGGTCTTAACTTCCTACGAACCTTATCTTTTTTGCCAACAGAACTACCAACAGAAATGCCACTAGACGTCGATGCTGCTGCCTTGACCGGCTCGTTTTGTGAACCTGGGGTCTTAAAAGAAGCATTATTTCTTACATTTACCACAGATTTACCTGCTTGCTCCCTTGGCTGGATCGGTAAGGTATAACTAGCCCATTTTGTAACTTTGGTATCATGAGGATTATCTTCCCTTATTACACGTTTCTTATTGCCTTCATTTTTGGTGTAATTAAATGTCCATGCATTCGATATCATCTCCTTATTAATAGGAGTTCTAATAGTGTTATGTACAGCAGGTTTTGATGGGAAATGCACATATCGATTGCGGTTACACAATATTGCGGTTTTCAGCCTAAAAGTAATATTCCTTTGAATATTGTGGAAGTAACACAGTGATGAAGAGTTCATAATACCTTATAAATCGACCTAGTGATTAAATAGTCGGGATAAAGCTACACGAGTTCATTTGCTGGTGCTCTAAACTTTAAAACTTTTAGTAACTGATGCCTATACACTTGCTTTACTAAGTATAAACATTCTCTGAACAAAGAAAATACAACAGTCCCCGTCTCTAGTATCGTTTAAAACGTTTCGATCACGTGATACACGCAGCCACCTGCAATGAACACTAGTCATACAAAGAGGCAGAAATTTTATAGTACTAATGTTAATTAGAGTACGAACCTATATACTAAACCATTTACAATGTATACCGATGAATTTCTCGGAATGTAATTGCGTTTTTCAATAAAAGATCACTAAAAAACACGAGCAACTTAGAGAGGTGCAGTTTCTCTCTTTAG
This window of the Eremothecium sinecaudum strain ATCC 58844 chromosome VII, complete sequence genome carries:
- a CDS encoding HGL032Cp (Syntenic homolog of Ashbya gossypii AGL034C; Syntenic homolog of Ashbya gossypii NOHBY702; No homolog in Saccharomyces cerevisiae; Syntenic homolog of Kluyveromyces lactis KLLA0F18172g); this encodes MKTANVITAFAASSAFSANSANAFIANGAGAPMVDDNPKQACYVAEFPQGGSDKIAGYITFTSYEGIAKVSVELASIINPEDGFSYHIHEKGLDSNDECACYTTGEELNPYNGIATCNDVQDKSLCKVGDLSGKYGAINSNLYQAKYLDPYLGLYASSPSYIGERSIAIHKSDGTRIACADIIPCSERKATIPDCSAPKYESPKEAPCPEEDTPVTEKPKPTTTPCPEPEGTESPSVPEAPAVTEGPEEIPEEAPEEQEGPEESPEEPQGPGTPFAPEPEVPESETPESPEAPSAPESEPEADVPEPVPSILPASTSPPEPVELPQETPEPSIAPVVAPPYLEGPEDEFPQPVVAPEPTPAPGVPAIPDFLPEPPAAPAPAPTVPATDAIVSEAPESTVTFAPEFSEINEATSMEESDGPLVTGRPISISSGSYNSTAGISATASGRKTVEVSQSVNGGAYVANGLTIGGILIFILSLMA
- the ISA1 gene encoding Fe-binding Fe/S cluster assembly protein ISA1 (Syntenic homolog of Ashbya gossypii AGL033C; Syntenic homolog of Saccharomyces cerevisiae YLL027W (ISA1)), with amino-acid sequence MNSSSLCYFHNIQRNITFRLKTAILCNRNRYVHFPSKPAVHNTIRTPINKEMISNAWTFNYTKNEGNKKRVIREDNPHDTKVTKWASYTLPIQPREQAGKSVVNVRNNASFKTPGSQNEPVKAAASTSSGISVGSSVGKKDKVRRKLRPRKALITLSPNALVHLKALLDQPNPKMIRIGVRNRGCSGLTYDLQYISEPGQFDEIVEQDGVKVVIDSKALFSIVGSEMDWVDDELYSRFVFKNPNSKGTCGCGESFMV